The following coding sequences are from one Arachis hypogaea cultivar Tifrunner chromosome 7, arahy.Tifrunner.gnm2.J5K5, whole genome shotgun sequence window:
- the LOC112702965 gene encoding uncharacterized protein, whose translation MGSRARWRQSWAPQPLTPLMEGPDPDMQEEVSKKESSWEVIREWFKAQKISPGGGGSFSSSSSSSSFYGSIHAKTQDLRLLLGVLGCPLAPIPSARDPSLSIHIKDTPFETSTAKYIIQQYLAATGCLKQQRDTKNMYAAGVVKMICCETEISSGKAVKCLGTRSTENGCFVLWQMRPGMWSLELVVGGHKVIAGSNGKTVWRHTPWLGTHAAKGPQRPLRRIIQGLDPKTTASLFTDAQCLGENRIGTVDCFVLKVSADRAAVIERSEGPAEVIRHILYGYFCQKSGLLIYLEDSHLTRVQTQDNNDTVYWETTIGSTIGDYRDVDGVLIAHQGRSIATVFRFGELSMQHSRTRMEEIWTIDDVMFNVPGLSLDHFIPPADIFDNTTNSP comes from the exons ATGGGTTCTAGAGCACGATGGCGCCAGAGTTGGGCACCACAGCCACTAACGCCGTTAATGGAAGGTCCAGACCCAGATATGCAAGAAGAAGTTTCCAAGAAAGAGAGCTCATGGGAAGTCATAAGGGAATGGTTCAAGGCTCAGAAGATTTCCCCTGGAGGAGGAGGAAGCTTCTCGTCTTCGTCGTCCTCATCATCGTTCTACGGAAGCATTCACGCAAAGACACAAGATTTGAGGCTCTTGCTTGGTGTCTTGGGGTGTCCATTGGCTCCAATTCCTTCAGCACGTGATCCTTCTCTCAGCATTCACATCAAAGACACCCCTTTT GAAACTTCAACGGCCAAGTACATCATACAACAGTACCTGGCAGCAACAGGTTGCTTAAAACAACAAAGGGACACAAAAAACATGTATGCGGCGGGGGTGGTGAAGATGATATGCTGCGAGACGGAGATTTCGTCCGGCAAGGCGGTGAAGTGTTTGGGAACAAGGAGCACCGAGAACGGCTGCTTCGTGCTATGGCAGATGCGGCCGGGAATGTGGTCACTTGAGTTGGTGGTTGGTGGCCATAAGGTCATTGCTGGCAGCAATGGCAAAACTGTGTGGAGGCACACACCTTGGTTAGGAACTCATGCTGCTAAAGGTCCACAACGCCCTCTCCGCCGCATTATTCAG GGGTTAGATCCTAAGACCACAGCAAGCCTATTCACCGACGCACAATGCCTAGGCGAGAATCGAATTGGGACCGTTGATTGCTTCGTCCTAAAGGTTTCTGCAGATCGAGCGGCTGTGATCGAAAGAAGCGAGGGCCCCGCTGAGGTGATAAGGCACATACTATACGGCTACTTTTGCCAAAAGAGTGGGCTCCTCATATACTTAGAAGACTCCCACCTCACAAGGGTCCAAACACAAGACAACAATGATACGGTGTATTGGGAGACCACCATAGGGAGCACTATCGGCGACTATCGAGACGTGGATGGTGTTCTGATCGCCCATCAAGGACGGTCAATCGCAACCGTGTTCCGATTCGGTGAGCTGTCGATGCAGCATAGTAGGACCAGGATGGAAGAAATATGGACCATTGATGATGTTATGTTTAATGTGCCGGGATTGTCATTGGATCACTTCATTCCTCCTGCGGATATCTTTGACAATACTACTAATTCTCCTTAG
- the LOC112701405 gene encoding uncharacterized protein — MTTNLVECINSILKGACNLPVTALVKATFYRLNELFTRKRVEAETRINAGHVFSELVTSKLHANQRVTRNIQVSCFDRENEAFDVREMPSGVEYAVDLCRQRCDCGEFQVDRIPCRHVFACCANQRLDWQVYVHDFYKMDQVRRVYRARFRPLGNPTTWPPYHGPRFVSNPFLKRVAKGRPRMTRFFNEMDTHWTGRFDRKLVNGTGQFDRTGMAGLTDEPDLSPNRFTR, encoded by the exons ATGACCACCAACCTTGTGGAGTGCATCAACTCCATTTTGAAGGGGGCTTGCAATCTGCCAGTCACCGCCCTTGTGAAGGCCACATTTTACAGACTGAATGAGTTGTTCACTAGGAAGAGAGTCGAGGCTGAGACTCGCATTAATGCTGGGCATGTGTTCTCTGAGCTTGTGACTTCTAAGTTGCATGCAAACCAACGAGTAACAAGAAATATACAAGTTAGTTGCTTTGACAGAGAAAATGAAGCCTTTGACGTACGTGAGATGCCTAGTGGAGTTGAGTATGCAGTTGACCTATGCCGACAACGTTGCGACTGTGGTGAATTCCAGGTTGACAGAATTCCCTGTCGACATGTATTTGCTTGTTGTGCAAATCAGCGGTTGGACTGGCAGGTGTACGTTCATGACTTTTACAAAATGGACCAAGTTCGAAGGGTATACAGGGCCAGGTTCAGACCATTGGGAAATCCTACAACATGGCCACCTTATCATGGACCTCGATTCGTTAGTAATCCATTCCTTAAAAGGGTGGCCAAAGGTCGGCCTAGGATGACCCGCTTCTTTAATGAGATGGATACAC ATTGGACCGGCCGATTTGACCGAAAACTGGTGAACGGGACCGGTCAGTTTGACCGGACCGGAATGGCCGGTTTGACCGACGAACCGGACCTTAGCCCGAATCGGTTTACTCGTTGA